The nucleotide sequence ATTTTTGGAACCTGGGTGATTATCAGTGAAGCAACATATCAGCTTGTGAAAGAAGAATTTCGATGCCGGGAATTGGATTTTTTAAGAGTGAAAGGAAAGAAGGAACCCACCCGAATTTATGAATTAATAAGCATGATTGACGAAAAAAAGACAGTTCGTATCAAAGATTATGAAAGAGCATTAAAAATATACAGGAAAGGTGATTTTAAACAAGCAGAGCAGATTTTCCGAAAATTAATTAAAGACTTTAATGATTCTCCGGCAAAAGAAATGCTTGACCGCTGTAAATCCTTAATAAAAACTCCACCTGAAAAGTGGGATGGTATTTATACGATGGAGGTTAAATGAAGAAATTTCTTATAATGATCATTATAATAATTTGTTTTACTTCCCTGTCTGCCAAGGGAAAGATAGAAGCTGAAGTCAAAAGGGATAGAGCAATTGTCAGGAAAGGACCTGCTTCTTTTTTTGAGATAATATCAGAAATGCGGAAAGGTGATATTTTTACTATACTCGATGAAGAAGACGGCTGGTTTGAGATAACTTATGCTGATAATATGGGTTTTGTTTCCCAAAAAGTTACTAAAGAAAATAAAGGTCAGGAAGATTTTTTTTCCAGAATGGCAACAAAGCCTGTATCTTTGCAGATTTCCCAACATGGAATGTCAGCAGGTGTGAAAGGTTTTGCTGAAAGATTTTCCAGAAAATTTGACGGTGATCTGTCTTTTTCGGAAATTCTGGAAAAATACAGTTTCAGTCAAAAAGAATATGAAAAATTCAGAAAGAAAACATATAAAGGATTCAATCTGAAGAAAAATAGGAAGAAGATTCATCTTCCTGACTATTCGGGGAAGGAATATTTTTCGTTTTCAGAAGAAGGAATAGGAATTGGAATTGCTTCCAAAATAGCATCTATCGGACTTTACCGGAACAGGAATATTCAGGATTACATCAATTTTGTAGGAAATATCATCGTGGAATCGACAGATGCTTATGATATCGGTTTTAAGTTCTTTATTCTAGATACTAACAAAGTCAATGCTTATGCCTGTCCGGGTGGAATAATTTTTATTACCAAAGGAATGTTGAAGCAGATCGATTCGGAAGCAGAACTCGCTTTTGTCCTGGCTCATGAAATTGCCCATGTTGCCCGTCATCACGGGATGCTCGAACTGGAAGAGAGAAAACAGCAGGTCATGGCTGATGATGCTTTTATGGATATGGAGAAGGAAATGGATGAGATCGGAGGAGGTTTTGATGAGGAAATCGGTGATGTGGAAGCTGAAATGGAAGATCTGGCTGTGCAGTTCTATGATACTATTTTTAATGGAAGATTGGAGCAATACGAAGAGGAAGCCGATCATCTCGGTTTGCTCTATACTGCTCGTGCGGGATATAATGCTAGAGAAGCCCTCGCTTTATTGAATCGTCTTTACCTGATCGAATCTCAATCAACAAATGAGCACTATACATATCAGCAAATCCGGAAAAGAATTAGTATCATGAAAAACAATCCGTATCACTTGAGTCTGCCAAAAAAGCTTTTCAACCATAAAGCACGATGGAAAGAAGCTGCGATTTTTATTGATTGAGTAAATGATCGCACTTTGCAGAAATTATCTTCTTGAAACTTCTCATGTAAGGATTTTCGCAAAGATTAGATTTTTGGACTCGACTTCAAAGCAAAGCGTGGAGTTGAGAATAAATATAAATTGTATCAATCCTGAACTCCATCTTCCGTCAATTGCCGGAGATGAAGTCCAATCTGATCCTACAAAACAATAATCGTAATTCCTTTGTTTTTCCGGTTATAATCTGAATCTTTTTTCATTTTCGGAAAACGATCCAACAGTTTTTTTCCATTTTCAAATTCCCGAGAAAATTCTTCTCCCGGAATGAAAAAAGCGATTTGCTTATACCAGACCAGATTGGGCAGGAGTTTATGGATTGCTTGTCTGATCTCTCCTCCGGTTCCGCTGGAACCATATCCGTGAATGATCTTCAAAAGTTTGACTTTTTCTCTTTTTGCTTTCCAGATCTCGGACTTCAAAGAAGTGATTGCCTGCTCAACAGTTGGCATGTCGAGTTTCAGATTGAAAGTCTTCAGCTTTACACTTCTATCAGAAATATTAACAATCGGTTTACTGAAAGCACCGCAAAACGGACAAATTTTTTCTGATTGTTCAAATTCATTTCCGCATTGTTCACAAGTTTTCATTTTATTTTTGTAGTTCGGAACTTGTTCCGAGACAATTTTTTTAGAGAAACAGGATTGTTTGAGCTACTGTATCACAATCAATCCTGATTGTGCTGATTCTCTTTTCTCAAACAGGATTGTTTGAGTTACTTCATTTTTTCTAATATTTTCTCTTTTCCCCATTCAGGATGTTCAAACCAGATATCTTTCGCTTTTTCCAGCAATTCTCCGATTTTTGTTCCTTCTTTCAGTCTGAAAAAAGCCATCACATCTTTTCCTGAAACAGGCATTTCTTTTTTGGAAAAGTCTTTTTTTAAAAGTTCGATCTTTTTCCTGATTCCCGGGATTTGTTCTTGTCTGATATAATCTTTTGTATGAACTTGATTATCAGCATGGATCAATTCTAAAAGCAAATCCAGATTTTCTCCTGCTTCAAAGATCAATTTCCGCAGTTCTTTAGCGGAAATTTTCTCACCGTTTTTACCTGCATTTTTCAAAAGCATGTGATTTTGAATAAGATAAGAAATCCTTTTGATTTGATTTATGGGAAATCGCAATCTTTTCAGGATTTTTCGGGAAATTTCCGCACTAATTTTTTCATGCTCATCAGAATGAATTCCATTCCCATTTTCTGAAATAGTCTCTACTTTTCCAATATCGTGTAAAAGTGCTGCCAGTCGCAATTCCAGATTTGGTTTGGTTAATTCCAAAACTTTCAAGGTGTGCTTAAAAGCATCGAGATCATGACATTTTCCCTGCTCGAGACCTTTCAGTTTATCCAATTCAGGAATGAGATTTTTCAGCAGATTGTATTCATCAAGTAAATTGATTGCTTGGGCTGGTTTATCTGATTCGAGCATTTTGACTATTTCATCCCGTCGTCGTTCCCAGGAAATGTGTCTTAATTGCTTTGCATTTTCAAGGATTCCTTTAGCAGTTTCAGGTTCAATTTCAAAGCCTAACTTAATGGAAAACCTGATCGCTCTCAGCATTCGTAAAGGATCTTCACCAAAAATGATTCCCGGGTTGGAAGTCGAGCGGATGATCTTCTTTTTTATATCGGAAATTCCTTTACCGGTTATATCTTTTATCTCTCCCGAAATAATGTTCATTATAAGAGAATTTATGGTGAAATCCCGACGGAAAATGTCTTCCTTGAGAGTTCCAACGGCAACATCCGGTTTACGATTTTTGTCACGGTAAGATTCTTTGCGCGTCATCACGAATTCGATTTTATGATTTTCGATCATGACGAAAGCAGTTCCGAAATTCTCGAAAATAACCGGTCTGGAAGATAGTCTTTTTCGAAAAAGGAAATCAGCCAATTTTTTTCCTCCATTATCGAGTTCGACCACAATATCCATATCCTGACTTTGAATTCCCATAACTTTATCGCGTACATAACCGCCAACGATGAAAGTTTTGTTTTCAAAATCAGTTCCGATAATCGCTTTCGAAATGATTTTTTCGATTTTTTTCATGTAACACAAACCTCCGGTTTGTGATAGTCTCAATGCAAAGCAAGGAGTTACATCACCATAAATTCCTCATAAGAACTGACAATTTCGAAACCGAGTTTTTTGTAAACCGAAATTGCCGGGTAATTATCTGATGCGACATTTAATCCGATATGATCAACGGTTTTAAGAAGGTTTTGGCACAATTTCGCAGTAACGATTTTTCCAAGACCTTTTCCCCGAAAATCAGGATGAGTAGTAATATTTCCCAAGGCTGCAACTTTATATTTTTTGGAATAAACATGAATTCCGGCAATACTCACGAGTCTGTTTTTAACTTTTATTCCGAAATATTGTCCTGTTTCCAGCAT is from Candidatus Cloacimonadota bacterium and encodes:
- a CDS encoding toxin-antitoxin system, toxin component, translated to MKKFLIMIIIIICFTSLSAKGKIEAEVKRDRAIVRKGPASFFEIISEMRKGDIFTILDEEDGWFEITYADNMGFVSQKVTKENKGQEDFFSRMATKPVSLQISQHGMSAGVKGFAERFSRKFDGDLSFSEILEKYSFSQKEYEKFRKKTYKGFNLKKNRKKIHLPDYSGKEYFSFSEEGIGIGIASKIASIGLYRNRNIQDYINFVGNIIVESTDAYDIGFKFFILDTNKVNAYACPGGIIFITKGMLKQIDSEAELAFVLAHEIAHVARHHGMLELEERKQQVMADDAFMDMEKEMDEIGGGFDEEIGDVEAEMEDLAVQFYDTIFNGRLEQYEEEADHLGLLYTARAGYNAREALALLNRLYLIESQSTNEHYTYQQIRKRISIMKNNPYHLSLPKKLFNHKARWKEAAIFID
- a CDS encoding CCA tRNA nucleotidyltransferase yields the protein MKKIEKIISKAIIGTDFENKTFIVGGYVRDKVMGIQSQDMDIVVELDNGGKKLADFLFRKRLSSRPVIFENFGTAFVMIENHKIEFVMTRKESYRDKNRKPDVAVGTLKEDIFRRDFTINSLIMNIISGEIKDITGKGISDIKKKIIRSTSNPGIIFGEDPLRMLRAIRFSIKLGFEIEPETAKGILENAKQLRHISWERRRDEIVKMLESDKPAQAINLLDEYNLLKNLIPELDKLKGLEQGKCHDLDAFKHTLKVLELTKPNLELRLAALLHDIGKVETISENGNGIHSDEHEKISAEISRKILKRLRFPINQIKRISYLIQNHMLLKNAGKNGEKISAKELRKLIFEAGENLDLLLELIHADNQVHTKDYIRQEQIPGIRKKIELLKKDFSKKEMPVSGKDVMAFFRLKEGTKIGELLEKAKDIWFEHPEWGKEKILEKMK